The genomic segment ATCTGTTCGTTTCCGACCTGTTCAGCGGGGGAGTGGGGGAGTGGGGGGGCGGAAGAATTAATATTTTCGCTTTTCCCTTTTCCCTCTCCCCTAACCCCGACGCCCTAACCCCTAACCCCGACGCCCTAACCCCTAACCCCGACGCCCTAGCCCCTTCTCTTATCGTCGTCGGCTACCGAAACCGGCACTGCGCCGACTACCAGAACCAAAGGAGGAACGTCCGCCGCTGCCAAAACTGGGGCTAGAGGATGGACTGGTGGATTTGCCGGACTGTCGTAGGGTACTGGAACCAAAACCGGAACCTGTGGGCCGATCGCTCGTGCTTGTCCCAGAAGGTTTACCGTAAGATGGTTGGCTGGAAGGATAGTTTCTGATGTTACCGGTGGTACGTAGAGTTTGTTGATTCTTGACCGCCGGTGGGGGCGCTTGGTAACGAGTTTGGTACTGTGTCACCGCTTGGTTATACGTGCTGCCATAGCCACCATAACCAGTCATCACGCTCGTGCCCGGTTGATAGACTGGCGGGACGTAGTACTGGGGTCTGAATAGCATATTGCCCACGATATTCCCCGCCACAGCACCGGCAAAGGGTGCCCAGAAGCCGCCGCTTTCTTGGCGCACGATTACGGTTTGAGGTTGTCCGGTTTGGGGATCTGGCCGAGTTTCAGTGACGGTGTGGACATATTCGATTTTGAAGTCTTCCGTCAAGTAGAAGGATGGTTTACCGTTTTCCACCTTGAGATAGCTCTTTTTACCGGCAGATACCTCTTCCGGTGTCAGCCTTGCCATTGCTAACTCTGTAGTGCGGTAGTTAGGGGGAGTACCGGCTGGAGTGTTGAGCAACAACAAGCTGTATTCGCCATTGACATCGTTATAGCTAGCCTGCTGCACGGGATACTCACCATCTTTTATCCTCGAGGCAGCAGACTGGGTGGGAATGTTCTGATTGTAGGTTTTGGTTGTGGTGTTGTTGCCGCCACAAGCAACTGTTGTGAGGCACAAGGTTAAAGTTATAAAGAAGATGGTAAATTTACGCATTGCAGATTTCTGAAAGATCGTGACAATTTTGCAACAAGCTCCGTAAAGCGAGTCTTCTACTTACTATGATGTCTGCCAGCAATCTTTTTCCAGCATCGGCTACAGAGGTATTAATTCTGGAAAATGCTGTAAAAGCTGGTCGGAAGTCAGTTCGTCTCCCAATTGAGCGGGTGACCAGTGGACTTGGATAGCCCGCAGGGTACCTTGATAGTGCAGATTTATCAATTTTTTCAAACCCGCTCTGAGAGCATTCATGTCAGCAAGATCGGTTTCTAGCTGTGCGGTTTCACCTTCATAGGCTACCGTAATCATGACAATCAGATTCCGAGTGACTGACAGGTATAAGGGATCGTTTGTTCTACCATATGAACCGCTCAGGTCTGGTTCGCCGCTTTTGTAGCGTTGGGCCGAGTCGGTAAACAAGTTGGTAAACTCGTCGCCCGCTTCGCCTTCGTTCCAAAATACGTTGCCTTCATTCGCAGCAGATGTCCAGTATGTGTCGTACTGCAACAAGCTTTCGCATATTTGTACGAGTCCTTCGCCCACGATTTGTAAGTCGCCTTCGGCGTCAATTGCCTCTCTTCCCACCCGATTGAGGACTCCCAGTATGGGGGCGACTTGTTCGCCGGCTAGATGGATAAATATGCGACAGACCGCGAACCTAGTACGGCCCATCATCTGCTTAAAGCGATCGCTCCATGCGTTCATTCCTTTTCTTTTCCTCCCAACTCAAGGCCAATGTTGCCAGCTTTAAGTTTCTCTTTACTTATTTTAATAAATTTTTACTCCAGATAATTATTTTTCCATGTAAGGAAAGTTTTTGATGAAATCGACGACTACGCTGGCCGAAGGTAGAGTATACTTTACAGGCTCAATTGAGGTGATTTGATCTGGATTGGCAAAGCTCGACGGTTTAACAAAACGTTTGCCAAACCGAGGGTGATGGTATATGTTCAAGGTTTGATCGCTAGAATTGGTCAGTACGGTTTGCGTAGGAGATTGAAAAAATTTGGTATTTTCAATATCGAAGCTATTTTTTAACAATTTGATTGCAAAAATCTTGCTCAATCCTTGAATAAGGGTGGCACTTAATTTTTGGAAACGTTCGGGTTCTTTAAGACCCAAATTATCCATTTCTTGAGATTGCAGCATCTGCATTAAGACAATGATATTTTTTTGGGTATGTTCGCTATCTGCAAACGGCAGAATGGCAACATAAGCAGTAGAAAATAAATGGTTATCGTTATCTATCACAAATGTTAGCAGAGTACGGCGACGGCCAACTTTAATACTGGGTGGTTGGGAAAGTAGCGGAAATTGTTGATTAATTTTATGGTAACAAGAAGCCAAGGCAAAGTGGGAGGCGTGGTCTAAGGGCGCGTCAATAATTATTTGGACTGTAGGTAAGGTTTGATGAAAAAACTTTCGCGCTTCGTCGGCGCTGAGGCGGTATACTTGAGAGCGATCGCCTTCCGGACTCAAATCTACCCACTCACAGGTCAAACCCTCAGTTTTCAGACCGAATCGCGAAACAGCATAAAGTTTTGCCCCGGTTAAAACCGCTCCTGATAAATCGGCACCAGTCCAATCTGCCCGAATCAATCGTGCTTGGGTGAGATCTGCATGAACCAAGCTGGCATTCAGTAAATTGGCATTACTTAAATCTGCCCCAATTAAATTAGCACCGCTCAATTTAGCATCGCTGAGATCGGCCCATCGCAAATTAGCGCCGCTGAGATCGGCCCATCGCAAATTAGCGCCGCTCAAGTTGGCTCCACTCAAGTTAGCGCAACTAAGATTAGTTTGTCTGAGTTCGGCATCTCTGAGGTTAGCGCCAGTCAGGTCAGTGCGGCTGATATCAGCACCGTGTAAATTTGCACCTTCCAAGTTAGCTGCTGTTAAACTAGCTCCCCTGACATTGGCTCCACTTAAATTAGCACGACTGAGATTGGCTTGTCTGAGTTTTGCTTCTCTGAGATCGGCACTGGTGAGGTTTGCCCCGCTCAGGTTTGCCCTGCTGAGTTCGGCTCGGATCAGTTCTGCTCGGATTAAAGCCGCTTGAATGAGTTCGGCTGCACCTAAGTCTGCGCGAATTAGGTTAGCTACGTTGAGTACAGCTCTGTTTAGGTTAGCCTGGGTGAGGTTAGCACCGCTGAGTCTGGCAACGTTGAGTTTTGCACCGCTGAGGTTGACCCCGCTCAAATTTGCACCGCTGAGGTTTGCTACGCTGAGGTTAACCCCGCTCAAATTTGCACCGCTGAGGTTGACAGCGCTGAGGTTTGCCTCGCTGAGGTTGAGAGCG from the Aerosakkonema funiforme FACHB-1375 genome contains:
- a CDS encoding pentapeptide repeat-containing protein — translated: MEVQEILNRYTAGERNFAALNLSEANLSAVNLSGANLSGVNLSVANLSGANLSGVNLSGAKLNVARLSGANLTQANLNRAVLNVANLIRADLGAAELIQAALIRAELIRAELSRANLSGANLTSADLREAKLRQANLSRANLSGANVRGASLTAANLEGANLHGADISRTDLTGANLRDAELRQTNLSCANLSGANLSGANLRWADLSGANLRWADLSDAKLSGANLIGADLSNANLLNASLVHADLTQARLIRADWTGADLSGAVLTGAKLYAVSRFGLKTEGLTCEWVDLSPEGDRSQVYRLSADEARKFFHQTLPTVQIIIDAPLDHASHFALASCYHKINQQFPLLSQPPSIKVGRRRTLLTFVIDNDNHLFSTAYVAILPFADSEHTQKNIIVLMQMLQSQEMDNLGLKEPERFQKLSATLIQGLSKIFAIKLLKNSFDIENTKFFQSPTQTVLTNSSDQTLNIYHHPRFGKRFVKPSSFANPDQITSIEPVKYTLPSASVVVDFIKNFPYMEK
- a CDS encoding DUF1517 domain-containing protein; amino-acid sequence: MNAWSDRFKQMMGRTRFAVCRIFIHLAGEQVAPILGVLNRVGREAIDAEGDLQIVGEGLVQICESLLQYDTYWTSAANEGNVFWNEGEAGDEFTNLFTDSAQRYKSGEPDLSGSYGRTNDPLYLSVTRNLIVMITVAYEGETAQLETDLADMNALRAGLKKLINLHYQGTLRAIQVHWSPAQLGDELTSDQLLQHFPELIPL